Proteins co-encoded in one Arthrobacter globiformis genomic window:
- a CDS encoding acyl-CoA thioesterase, which produces MRWGDMDAYGHINNVEIVRMLEEARIAAFGPPAGAGLPGIDPHVSLFNDVPTGTMALVVDHRIRYVKTLEYRNVPAAVQVWIGAVKGASFDIHYLVQDPVTGDDCVKASSHLAFVDEATGRVLRLTPKQKQLLEPFQERKEH; this is translated from the coding sequence ATGCGCTGGGGGGACATGGACGCCTACGGGCACATCAACAACGTGGAGATCGTCCGCATGCTGGAGGAGGCGCGCATCGCCGCCTTCGGCCCGCCCGCCGGTGCCGGACTGCCCGGGATCGATCCTCACGTGTCGTTGTTCAACGACGTTCCCACGGGCACCATGGCGCTCGTGGTGGACCACCGCATCAGGTACGTAAAGACCCTCGAATACCGGAACGTTCCGGCGGCGGTCCAAGTGTGGATCGGCGCCGTCAAGGGTGCGAGCTTCGACATTCACTACCTTGTGCAGGACCCCGTGACTGGCGACGATTGTGTGAAGGCCTCAAGCCATTTAGCCTTCGTCGATGAAGCCACCGGAAGGGTGCTGCGGCTGACTCCGAAGCAGAAGCAGCTGCTGGAGCCCTTCCAAGAGCGCAAGGAGCATTGA
- a CDS encoding McrB family protein gives MTPAPKPAMHRALGISKEIEDAAWFVLGAGLQGRPSALDGRTQTWTAEAAAELLERLERGVADAKAPMMTNLRHNLADASPSAKQLAVELLFLQSLPLAHEVKSLKVKRARVAEAASWLEPPLELPEELYKGMTDHGVIRDRTAEFNWTIWDHLKWLCRFVQHVDRQSTAEIGKALKDPLAFHLLAAGTPDDQPAIRRSIEYLAWPSYFEPVVADIERQEIRDAFASLVGGAKGDSEEEITADIRRIRLHLDEQAGQRIDWYARQLVSQWRKVGDPGRRAWLLRTHHDNAELLAAWQAEEKVTLDVEHLRLLDAGVTAGVVQHAVDEDYKHLGYVEREDTKTAVFAFLTVMKPGDLALYQNAGAVRIGVVLGEPDHNGDNRRMRRKVRWFDEAHAVTDLPRHIQRQLATPGIVVDVTRVVQALQALVPAEAETEPDADASPATVALPVLGGFRPVTREFADSLHMEVEPLQEIADLLEENRQLVLYGPPGTGKTYLAKHLAAELAQDSADERVKLVQFHPSYAYEDFFEGYRPDKTDEGQVSFKLVAGPLRRLAEEAAKPGNESKPYFLIIDEMNRANLAKVFGELYFLLEYRDDRIYLQYSPNEPFTLPDNLYIIGTMNTADRSIAMMDAAIRRRFAFIELHPQTEPVKGSLLRFLEARQLDTTPALLLDALNQAIDEWDRDLMIGPSYFMKKAAQTPAGLRRIWKYELMPLLEEHYHGQLNRAQLEERFGLDQLLGRLAAR, from the coding sequence ATGACCCCCGCCCCAAAGCCTGCCATGCACCGCGCCCTCGGAATCTCCAAAGAGATCGAGGACGCCGCGTGGTTTGTGCTCGGCGCCGGGCTGCAGGGCAGGCCGTCGGCGCTGGACGGCCGTACGCAGACGTGGACGGCGGAGGCCGCGGCGGAACTGCTGGAACGGCTTGAGCGGGGAGTCGCGGACGCCAAGGCGCCCATGATGACCAACCTGCGGCACAACCTGGCGGACGCGTCCCCTTCGGCAAAACAGTTGGCCGTGGAGCTCCTCTTCCTGCAGTCCTTGCCGCTGGCGCACGAGGTCAAGTCGCTCAAGGTTAAGCGGGCGCGGGTCGCCGAGGCGGCGTCCTGGCTGGAGCCGCCCCTGGAGCTCCCGGAGGAGCTCTACAAGGGCATGACCGACCATGGCGTCATCCGCGACAGGACTGCCGAATTCAACTGGACCATCTGGGACCACCTGAAATGGCTCTGCCGGTTCGTCCAGCACGTCGACCGGCAGTCCACGGCCGAAATCGGCAAGGCCCTGAAGGATCCGCTGGCATTCCACCTGCTCGCGGCGGGAACGCCCGATGACCAGCCGGCCATCCGGCGCAGCATCGAATACCTCGCCTGGCCCAGCTACTTCGAGCCGGTGGTGGCGGACATCGAACGCCAGGAGATCAGAGACGCCTTCGCCTCCCTCGTCGGCGGCGCAAAGGGGGACAGCGAGGAGGAAATCACCGCTGACATCCGCCGTATCCGCCTGCACCTGGATGAGCAGGCCGGCCAGCGGATCGACTGGTACGCCCGGCAGCTTGTGAGCCAGTGGCGGAAGGTCGGGGACCCGGGCCGCCGCGCCTGGCTGCTGCGCACCCACCACGACAACGCCGAACTCCTGGCTGCCTGGCAGGCAGAGGAGAAGGTGACGCTCGACGTCGAACACCTCCGCCTGCTCGACGCCGGCGTTACGGCCGGGGTGGTTCAGCACGCCGTCGATGAGGACTACAAGCACCTCGGCTACGTGGAGCGGGAGGACACCAAGACCGCCGTCTTCGCCTTCCTCACCGTGATGAAACCCGGGGACCTCGCGCTGTACCAGAACGCCGGGGCCGTCCGGATCGGCGTCGTGCTTGGGGAGCCGGACCACAACGGGGACAACCGGCGGATGCGCCGCAAGGTGCGCTGGTTCGACGAAGCCCATGCCGTGACTGACCTGCCGCGCCACATCCAGCGCCAGCTGGCCACGCCGGGCATCGTCGTCGACGTCACCCGGGTGGTGCAGGCGCTGCAGGCGCTGGTGCCCGCCGAGGCGGAAACCGAGCCCGACGCCGATGCGTCGCCGGCCACCGTCGCCCTCCCCGTGCTGGGCGGCTTCCGTCCGGTAACGCGCGAGTTCGCGGACTCCCTCCACATGGAGGTGGAGCCGCTGCAGGAGATCGCCGATCTGCTCGAGGAGAACCGGCAGCTGGTGCTGTATGGCCCGCCGGGAACCGGCAAGACCTACCTCGCCAAGCACCTCGCCGCCGAACTGGCGCAGGACAGCGCCGACGAGCGGGTGAAGCTCGTCCAGTTCCATCCGTCCTACGCCTACGAGGACTTCTTCGAAGGGTACCGGCCGGACAAGACCGACGAGGGCCAGGTCTCCTTCAAGCTCGTGGCCGGCCCACTGCGCCGGCTGGCGGAGGAGGCGGCGAAACCGGGCAACGAGTCCAAGCCGTACTTCCTGATCATCGACGAGATGAACCGCGCCAACCTCGCCAAGGTGTTCGGTGAGCTGTACTTCCTGCTGGAATACCGCGATGACCGGATCTACCTGCAGTACAGCCCCAACGAGCCGTTCACGCTCCCGGACAACCTGTACATCATCGGCACCATGAACACCGCGGACCGCTCCATCGCGATGATGGACGCCGCCATCCGCCGCCGCTTCGCGTTCATCGAACTGCACCCGCAGACCGAGCCGGTGAAGGGATCGCTGTTGAGGTTCCTGGAGGCCCGGCAGCTGGACACCACGCCGGCACTGCTGCTGGACGCGCTCAACCAGGCCATCGACGAATGGGACCGCGACCTCATGATCGGGCCGTCCTACTTCATGAAGAAAGCCGCCCAGACCCCCGCCGGCCTCCGCCGCATCTGGAAGTACGAGCTCATGCCGCTGCTGGAGGAGCACTACCACGGCCAGCTGAACCGGGCCCAGCTCGAAGAGCGCTTCGGGCTGGACCAGCTGCTGGGACGCCTTGCGGCTCGCTAG